Below is a genomic region from Effusibacillus pohliae DSM 22757.
TTTGTTAACGATCATGTTGAAGACACAACGGAAACCTACGGGAAATACTCCTGGCCCTACTGGCGAACCTATGGAGTTGTCGAAGCTCCGACTATGGGGCAGAGAGGATATGTTGACTTAACTCTTTCTAGAGGCGGTAGCAGTTGGCACTTGCATTTAGAAAAGAGATTTGGTCTAAGTGCCTATTAAAATGGTAGAGCCTTCTCAAATTCGGGAAGGCTCTGTTGGCTTGTAAAAAATAAACAAAATGTAAAGGGTGTTACTATGAGGGGATTCTTGCCGTTCGTATCTGTGTGCATTCTCTCGCTGGTTCTCACAGCAGGCTGCTCGACCAAGCATGATGCGACGTTTGCGGGGGAGAGCGAACATTGGTCCGCAACGTACAATCTGGATTCCCAAACAGGGAACCAGGACAAAACGGTTGTCACGTTGCGTTATAAAGGAACAGACAGTAAGACGGTTGGAGTCGTGGATTTTTCGTTTGAAATGAATCGAAGAACGCTTGGCGGAAGTCAGAAATTATCCGAAAATGGATTGATCGTTTTCGAAGGGGCGTACAGTTCTCCTCCTGAGTCGCTTTCTTCCGATCAGGTGGTGAAAGCCACTGTGAAGTGGAACGGTGCGACGGAAACGATCGAGCTAAAACGGACCCGGTAATCGGCCAGAGATAAAGCCGCCGGCTGTGTGGGGCTGCCGGCGGGCCCGTTTTATTTCACCTGCAGTTTTGCTTTTTCCGCGAATGTGGTGTTCACCAGTTTTTCATACGGGCCGGGGGTTTTCAGTTCGCCCGCCTGCCGGATCACTTCGTGCATGTTGTCCCATTCTTCCTTGTCGATGATCGGATCTTTTGCCCAGGCGTCCGCTTTTTTGTAACGGTCCGCGACACGGGCGAGGATGTCTTTGTCAACCTGCGGGAAGTAGGGGGCGATCACATCGGCGATTTCCTGCGGGCTGGCGGTTTGTACCCAATTTTGCGCTTTCTGGATGGCGTTCGTAAACTTCTGGATCGTGTTGGGATTTGCCTTGATAAAACTTTCTTTTGCCATAAACACGGTATACGGCAGCTTGCCGCTGTCTTCCCCAAAATAAGCGACGACATACCCTTTACCTTCTTTTTCCAGAATCGAGGCGGCCGGTTCAAACGCTTGGTAAAAATCGCCAGTGCCCGATGCAAAGGCAGCCGTCTGGTTATCGAATGCGATGTTTTGGATGATCCGGTTGTCGACTTTCGGGTTGACGCCGTTTTTGCGTTGGACGAATTCGCTCACCATTTCCGGCATCGAACCGTTGCGGGACCCGATGATCGACTTGCCTTTGGTCATCGGCCAGTTGAAATTGTCGATTTTCTGTCTTGCCACCAAAAAACTGCCGTCCCGCTGCGTCAGTTGGGCAAAATTGACGACCGGCTCCGGCGCCCCCTGCTGGTTGACGAACACGGTCGTTTCGGCGCCCACCAGCCCGATGTCCGCCTGGCCCGACAGAATCGCCGTCATCACCTTATCCCCGCCCCAGGCGGTGGTCAGTTCCACCTCCACCCCCTGTTCCTTGAAAAATCCTTTTTCCAGCGCGACGTATTGCGGTGCGTAAAAGACGGAGCGGATCACCTCGGTCAGCCGGATGTTCGTTTTTTCAGCCGCAGGTTGGGAGCCGCATCCGGCAGAAGCGAGCACAAGCGCTCCTGCAAGGAAGAGACCGCCAATCGTTTTCCATTTCACTTGTCCATAACCTCCTTCTCGTAGCTCAGCAAACGGACACCCGGCACGTTGCGCGCCGGCTGGAAGGCAACTGGTTTGGGAAACACAGGCTCGAAGCCTTAATGAGACCTGGTCAGCTGGACGGCAATTGCGCTTGAAAAACGCAGGCCGGGGCCTTAAAGCGGCCAGGCCGGCCGCCTGTGGATCGTCGGGATCCGTCATTCCGTGGCAGTGCCCATGGCGCGCCAATCAGTCGGTGTCCGGTGGGATGCATGATACCCATCGTATGCAGCCGCCCAAAGTTGGTGAATGGACGGGCGGGCAGGCGTCATAAAGTTGTCAAACGGTTGCCAGGGGCTTGCTTTCAGATTTCGACAGTTTAGTGGTATAATAGGTCGAAACGATCCCTTTGGAGAGAACCATTTGCGGCAGAAAGGGCCGTTCGGCTACTCACGCCGAACACGACGGAGGCCGGGCAGCTAGGTCCGGCGACCATGCCGAAGTCTTTCGGCGACTCGCGCCGAACATCGAGTGGCTTTTTTCTTTTGAAACGGAGTGGGATCCATGAATATTGTCGTGGTGGGTCTGAATTACCGGACCGCCCCGGTCGAAATCCGGGAACGGTTCAGCGTATCGGACAAGGTGTTATCCGGTGCCTTGCAGCAGCTTGCGGAAGCGGACGAACTGCTGGAAACGGTCATCGTGTCCACCTGCAACCGCACCGAAGTATATGCGGTGACCGATGCGCCCGATTTCGGACGGGAAGCGATCATACAATTTCTGGCGGACGCCTCGGGCATCGACCGTGAGGTGTTTTTGCCGTATCTATATACGCATGTGGATGATCAAGCGGTGCGTCATCTGTTCCGCGTCACCTGCGGTCTTGATTCGATGGTGCTCGGGGAGACGCAAATTTTGGGGCAGGTGCGGGACGCCTTCTTGCACGCACAGGAGCTGAAGGTGACCGGCCCGACGTTTAACAACCTGTTCAAACGGGCGGTCACGCTCGCCAAACAAGCCCATTCCCAGACGGAAATCGGCCGCCACGCGGTGTCCGTCTCCTATGCGGCTGTCGAACTGGCCAAAAAAATTTTTGAGGAGCTGGACAACAAGACCGTTCTGATCATCGGCGCCGGAAAAATGAGCGAGCTGACGGCGAAGCACATGTTCGCATCCGGCGCTCGCCGGGTGTTGGTGGTCAACCGCACGTTCGAACGGGCGAAGGAGTTGGCGGACAAGTTTGAGGGCCACGCGCTTGAACTGAAATCGATCGACCTGGCCCTGAAAGAGGCGGATATCGTCATCTCGTCGACCGGGGCGGAAGGCTATGTGGTGTCCAAGAATCAGGTGGCAGCCGTCATGAAGCAGCGCCGCTACCGGCCGCTGTTCCTGATCGACATCGCGGTGCCACGCGACCTGGATCCGGAGATCAACAAGCTGGACAATGTGTTCCTGTATGACATCGACGATCTGGAGGGTGTGATTGCTGCCAATCTGGAGGAACGCAAAAAAGAAGCGGAAAAAATCAGCGTGATTATCGAACAGGAACTGGTGGCGTTCAAACAGTGGCAGACGGAGCGGGCGGCCATCCCGCTGATTCAGGCTGTCCAGAAAAAAGCGGGGGATATCCAGCAGGCGGCGATGGAAAGCCTGCAAAACAAGCTGCCGAACCTGACCGAACGGGAATTGTGGCAGATTCAGAAACACACGATGCATATGATCAATCAGATGCTGCATGAGCCGATCCGGCAGATCAAGGAGATGGCGGCGGAGCCGCAGGCCGAATTGTACCTGGAGGTTTTCTCCCGCATCTTTGGGCTGCAGGCGGGAACCGAACCGCTGAAGCAAACTGCTTCGCCGCAGCCGGAGGGGGAAAAGCAGCCGCATCTGCAAAAGTCCGGTTCCGCCGCAAGCTCGGGCGCATCTTATAAAACGACTCCGAAACAGGCTCCAGTCGAAGCCAACTGGGTTGGCAGCCTGTTGCGATGAGGGGGACAGAGCGATGCAGGGAAGTGTCCTGCTGTACGATGTGATGACGTTCATCTATGCGGTGGCTGTCTTGTTGTATTTCGTCGATTTTATCCAACCCAACCGAAAGGTGAACCGCACCGCGTTCGTCCTGCTGTCGGCGGTCTGGGTCATCCAGTCGGTGTTTTTCGTGTTGCGGATGCTCGAATTGAATTATGTACCGGTGATCACAACGTTCGAAACGATGATCTTCTTTTCCTGGATTCTGATCACGTTCTCGTTGGTGATCAACTTCTTCTATAAAATCGATCTGTTCACGTTTTTCACGAACGTCGTCGGGTTTGCGGTGGTGGCGTTCGTGACGTTCACCGACAAGGGGGCGACGTCGCTGTCCGCTTCCTTGCAGGGGGATCTGTTGGTGCTGCACATCGCGATGGCGTTTCTCAGTTACGCCTGTTTTTTGCTGGCGACGATTTTTTCGATCATGTATCTGATCCAGGAAAAATTGCTGAAAGAAAAACGCTGGAACGATTTGTTCCGGCGGCTGCCGGCGCTCGATCAACTGGAACAGTTTTCCTACCGGTTGGTGATGTTCGGCTTTCCGCTGCTTTTGATCGCGATGATTCTGGGCGCGATCTGGTATCATGCGCGCTTCCAGCACCTGCTGATTTTGGATCCTAAGCCGCTCGTGTCGGTCGCACTGCTGGTGATTTACGGAATTTACCTTTACCTGCGCGTGTCGGCCGGATGGTTGGGCAGAAAATTGGCTTGGATCAACATCACCGCTTTTCTCGGGGTTGTGATCAACTATTTGATCGTGGGACAATTTTTTTCCGGGTTCCATCATTGGAGATAATGGCGGATGATGGACAAACCTTTTTTTGGCGCGTTCCTGGATGTGGCCGGCCGGCTGTGCGTGGTGATCGGCGGCGGCCAGGTGGCGGAGCGGAAAGTGCGGTCGCTTTTGGATTGCCGGGCACGGGTGCGAGTCGTATCGCCCGCCTTGACGCCCGGATTGGAGGAGCTTGCCGCGGACGGGACAATCGAGTACGTGGCCCGGCCGTACCAACCGGGGGATGCAAAAGACGCATTTTTGACGATCGCCGCGACCGACTCCCTGACGGTCAACCGGCAAGTGGTGGAAGAAGCCGATGCGGAAGGCCGCTTGGTGAACACGGTGCATGCGGCGGCCGGCGGCAATCTGATTTTGCCGGCGGTGATGCGGCGGGGACCGCTGCAGGTGGCGATCTCCACATCGGGTACGGGGCCGGTGCTGGCCCGGCTGATCCGGGAGGAGCTGGAGGGTTATTTTGGCCCGGAATATGAACGGTATCTGGAAAAATTGGCCGCCATCCGAACCCGACTGCGGCAAACGGTTGCGGATGAGCAGACGCGAGCGGACATTTTGCGCAAGATTGTCCGCTCCAACGTGCGGGAGCTGCTGCGTGAAGGACGCGAGGCGGAAGCGGATCGGACAATCCGAGACATCATAGAGGGGCGGAAAGATGGATGAGGCGAATCAAAGTGGGAACCCGACAAAGCGCACTGGCGCTGACGCAGACGAACTGGGTGTGTTCCCAGCTGGAGTCGATCTACCCGGGGCTTGCGATTGGGACGGAAAAAATCGTCACGAAAGGCGACCGGATTCTTGGCGTCACCCTGTCGAAAGTGGGCGGCAAAGGCCTGTTTGTGAAAGAGATCGAACAGGCTCTGCTGGACGGTACGATCGATTTTGCCGTCCACAGCATGAAGGATCTGCCGGCGGAGATGCCGGACGGGCTGATGATCGCCGCCGTACCGGAACGGGAGGATCCGCGCGATGTGCTGATCAGCCGAGACGGAAGAAGTTTTTCCCAACTGCCGAAAGGAGCGAAAGTCGGCACCAGTTCGCTGCGGCGGGCGGCCCAACTGAAAGCGGCCCGACCCGATCTGGAAATCCGGTCCCTGCGCGGCAATATTGACACCCGTTTGCGCAAGCTGGACGAGGAAGGGTTGGATGCGATCATCCTGGCGGCGGCCGGCCTTTCCCGCATGGGCTGGTTGAGCCGGGCGACGGAGCGGCTGCCTGTCGACATCTGCATCCCGGCGGTCGGGCAAGGGGCGTTGGCGATCCAGTGCCGGGCCGACGATGAAAAGTTGATCGAACTGCTGTCGGTGTTGGATCATCTGCCGACTCGGCTGGAAGTGACCGCGGAGCGTGCATTTTTGGGGAAATTGAACGGTGGCTGCCAGGTGCCGATCGGCGGCTATGCGGAGTATCAGGACGGGTTTGTCTCCCTGCGGGGAATGGTGGGAACGCCGGACGGCTGCACGCTGCTCAAGGAGTTTGCGGAAGGGGAGCAGCCGCAGGAACTGGGCGTGCTGGTTGCCGAGAAGCTACTGGAAAAAGGGGCCCGCGAGATTTTGGCGGCTGTCCGCGAGGAGATGAAGTCGTAATGGCTCCCGGCAAGGTGTATCTCGTGGGAGCCGGTCCGGGCGACCCCAACCTGATCACCGTCAAAGGGCTGAATCTGCTGCAGCAGGCGGATGTGATCGTTTACGACCGTCTCTGTTCCCCGCGGTTGCTTTCGTTCGCGCCCGCTCACGCGCAGCGCATTTATTCGGGCAAAACGCCGGAACAGCACTGCATGACGCAGGAGGAGATCAATCGGCTGCTGGCCGAACAGGCGCAGGCGGGTAAGACAGTGATCCGCCTGAAAGGTGGCGATCCCGGCGTGTTCGGCCGCGTTGGGGAAGAGATGGAATATTTGGCGGAGCGCGGGATCGAGTATGAGGTGGTGCCGGGCGTCACGTCGGCCACCGCAGTCCCGATCTATGCGGGCATCCCCGTTACATACCGCGGGCTGGCGGCCTCGTTTGCCGTGATCACCGGCCATGAGGACCCGGCCAAAGGAACGTCCGGCATTGATTGGGAGCGGGTTGCGTTGGCTGCGGACACCCTGATTTTTCTGATGGGGGTGGGACGGATCGCCTCGATTGCGGAACATCTGATCCGCTGCGGGCGGCCGGCCGACACCCCGGTGGCGCTGATCCGCTGGGGCACCTGGGCGGAACAGGCAACGCTGACCGGCCGGCTAGCCGACATCGCGGAAAAGGTGGAGGCGGCCAACTTCCGCAACCCGGCGGTGATCGTGGTCGGCGATGTCGTCCGGCTGCGCGACAGGATTGCATGGGCAGAGAAAAGACCCCTGTTTGGCAAGCGGGTGATGATCACGCGCGCCCGTTCGCAGGCCAGCGAGTTGGCGCGGAGGATCGAAGCGTTAGGCGGCGAGGTGTATGAGTTTCCGGTGATCCGGCTGGCACCGCCCAGCGATTGGGGGCCTGTCGATCAGGCGCTGGCAGCGTTGGAGACGTTTGATTGGCTTGTGTTTACGTCGGTCAACGGAGTCGAATTTTTCTTTGAGCGGATGCGGGAGATATCGGTGGATATCCGCCGGATCCGGGGAAAAATCGCCGCTGTCGGGAGTTCGACAGAGGAGGCCCTGCGGGCGCGAGGCTTGATCGCCGATCTGAGACCGCAGCAGTATGTAGGTGAATCGCTGTTTGAAGCTCTGGCGCCGCACTTGCAACCGGGTCACAAGATCCTGTTGCCGCGTGCGGACATCGCACGTAAAGAGCTGCCGGGCGAATTGCGGCGGATCGGCTGTGAAGTGGCGGAAATCGACGTCTATCAGAACCAGCCCGTTTTTGAGAATGCGGAAGAAGCGGTGCAAATGTTGAAAGACGGCGATATTCACATTCTCACATTCACCAGCTCGTCCACCGTCAAGAACTTCGTCAAGATCCTGGAGGGCGAGGACATGGAAGCGATTTTGGACGGCGTCACGGTGGCTTCGATCGGTCCGATTACGACCGAAACGGCTAGAAAAATGGGCGTGCGGGTGGACGTCACCGCGGAAACGCACACGATTGCCGGTTTGTTGGATGCATTGATTCACAAAACCGTTTAGGGCATATTTTGGGCCCCCGCGCACAGGAAGACTTGGCAGAATACTCTACCCCCACTAAGTGCAAGCACTTAGCGGGGGCCCCGGTGCCGAAGCGTCACTTTCACGGGAAGCATTTAGGAGGAGTGGTTCTCATGCAACTGCCGACAGATTTTAAGCGGCTGCGCAGATTGCGGCGGACGGCGGCAATCCGTTCGCTGGTCAGGGAAACGGAATTGAACGTGCGGGATTTGATCTATCCGTTGTTTGTCGCGCACGGGACGGGCGTGAAGGAGGAGATCGGCTCGATGCCCGGCGTGTACCATTTGTCGGTCGACATGCTGCGGAGGGAGATCCAGGAGATCTCGCAAACCGGGATTGAGGCGGTGCTGCTGTTCGGGGTGCCGGCGCACAAGGACGATCTGAGTTCGGAAGCGTACGCGCAAGAGGGGATCGTGCAGCAGGGCATTCGTGCGATCAAAGAGGAAAATCCGGATTTGACGGTGATCACCGATGTCTGCTTGTGCGCCTATAATCCGCACGGTCACTGCGGGATCGTGCGGGGCGGGCAGATTTTGAACGATCCGACGCTGGAGCTTTTGGCCAAAACGGCGATTTCCCACGCGCAGGCGGGCGCTGACATCATCGCTCCGTCCGATATGATGGACGGACGGATTGCCGCGATTCGGGCAGGACTGGACCAGGAAGGGTTTGTCGACATCCCGATCATGTCCTACTCGGTGAAGTACGCATCGTCTTTCTATGGTCCGTTCCGGGAAGCGGCCCACTCGGCTCCCGCGTTTGGGGACCGCAAGACGTATCAGATGGACCCCGCAAATACGCGCGAGGCGCTGCGGGAAGCGGCGGCTGACGTGGAGGAAGGGGCCGATTTTCTGATGGTCAAGCCGGCGATGGTCTACATGGACATTATCCGGCAACTGCGTGATCGGTTCGACCTGCCGCTCGTGTCGTACAACGTATCGGGCGAATATTCGATGATCAAAGCGGCTGCGCAGAACGGCTGGATCGAGGAGCGGCAGGTCGTGCTGGAACTGCTGACCGGCTTGAAGCGGGCCGGCTCCGATTTGATCATTACCTACCACGCCAAAGACGTCGCCAAATGGCTGCGGGAGGGATGCCTCGATGCACAACGGATATGAAAAATCGCGCGTTGCATTTTCGGAGGCGAAACAGTATATCCCCGGCGGCGTGAATTCGCCGGTGCGGGCGTTTCGGGCGGTCGGCGGCGACCCGGTGTTTATCGAGCGCGGCCAGGGCAGCCGGATGTATGACATTGATGGTAACGAATATATCGATTATGTGCTGTCTTGGGGGCCGCTGATTCTGGGACACGCGCATCCGGAAGTGACGGAAGCGATTGTGGAATACACGAAAAAAGGGACTTCCTTTGGCGCGCCGACGCTGCTGGAGACGGAAATGGCGAAACTGGTGACGGAGATTGTGCCGTCGGTGGAAATCGTGCGGATGGTCAACTCGGGGACGGAAGCGACGATGAGCGCGCTGCGGCTGGCCCGCGGCTACACCGGACGCAGCAAGATCGTCAAGTTTGAAGGATGTTACCACGGCCACGCGGACAGTTTGCTGATCAAAGCCGGATCGGGTGTGGCGACGCTCGGATTGCCCGATTCGCCGGGGGTGCCGGAGTCGGTTGCCGCCAACACGCTGACGGTGCCGTTCAATGATATGGAATCGCTTCAGCTCGCGTTCGAAAAATTCGGCGAGGACATCGCTGCGGTGATCATCGAGCCGGTGGCCGGCAATATGGGGTGTGTACTGCCGCAACCGGGATTTTTGCAGGAGGTGCGCCGGATTACGCGGGAATACGGGGCGCTGCTGATTTTTGACGAGGTGATGACCGGATTCCGCGTCGCCTATGGCGGAGCGCAGGCGTTTTACGGCATCGACCCGGATCTGACCACGCTGGGAAAAGTGATCGGCGGCGGTTTGCCGGTCGGCGCGTACGGAGGCAAGCGGAAGATCATGGAGATGATGGCGCCGGCAGGGCCGATCTATCAGGCAGGGACGCTGTCAGGCAATCCGCTCGCGATGATCGCCGGTTACACCACGCTGAAGCTGCTGGGGCGGCCGGGCGTGTATGAAGAGTTGGCGGTGAAGAGCAAGCGGCTGGCCGACGGTTTCAAAGAGTCGACGGAGGAACGGGGAATCCCTTCGTACACCACGTATGTCGGCGGCATGTTCGGCTGCTTTTTCTCCGATCAGGAGGTCGTCGATTACAGCACCGCGAAAACGTGCGATTTGGAACGGTACGGCAAATATTTCCGGGAAATGTTGCGGCGCGGGGTCTATCTGGCACCGTCCCAATTGGAGGCGGGATTTGTTTCGTTGGCCCATACGGACGAGGATATCGACCGGACGCTGGAAGCTTCGCGGGATGCGTTGAAAGCATTATAATACAGACTCCCTGCACAGGCGGACGAACGCCTGTGTTTCTGTTTGGACAGCCGTGAAGGATGGGATGAACATGCGCAAGCGCGTTTGAACGGACGATTTGAATCGGGCTGTCAGGGCGTGTCCTGACGGCCTTTTTTGTCATATGGCGAAGCGCATGGACATAAAGTGAACTGATGCAGCAGAACGCGGAGGAGGGAGTATACGGTGGCGCTTGGCGAACAGTTTCCGGTGATCCGGATCGAGGTGGATCAGCGGTTGACGCTCGAAACGGGGGCGGACGGGCAATTGCAGGACGATGCGTCGGTTGCGACCGAAATCACGTATTTTGACAGGGTCGGAAATTTTTATATTCTGGAAGGTGTTCTCACGTTCTCCGGGTCGGTCGCAGCGGCTACCGGCGACAGCGAATCTGGCAGCCAACATCGGGTGTCGCCGATCTCCTGCCGGCTGCCGTTTGCGCTTCGGATTCCGGTGAAAGGACAGCCGAATTTTCTTGATGTAAACACGCGGATCGGTGAGTGGGGCGTCAAGCCGGCGGGGCCCGGACAGTTGCAATTGCTGGCGGAGTTGTTGATTCAGGGATTGAATGGACAAAACGGCTATTCGTTTTATTGCGGAGACCAGGAAGTTTCGGTGCCGCCGCAATACGCGACCAGCGAAGCGGCAGTACAGGAGGCGGACGCGGCAGCGGCGGGCCATGGGAGTGCGCGCTCCGGCATGCAACCGCAGCAGCAGGCGGACAAAGGGTACAACGAGCGGGAATGGATGATCGAAGCAAAAGAGAAGCAGGATGAACCGGATTCGCTTGTGTTTCAACCGGATTCCGGCTGGCTCGAACAACTGCAATCCGCGCTGCAGCAACCGGCCGCTGCCGTGCGGAGCGGCGAACAGCCTGCGGATGACAGCCAGCCGGTGGATAGACCGCCCGCAGATGGCGAACAACTGGGAAATGAAGAACGGCTGGTGGATCGGGCTGCATCCGAATCGGAACCAACGGTAGCTCCGGTGCGGGAGGAAGAGGTCTACCAGTTTGAGGCGCTTGCCGATGAACTGTCGGTGGAGGAGGATACGCCGTTGTCCGCGGAAGCGGCGTGGGCTGGCTGTGCGGCGGAAGCGGCGGAGTCAGCTGCGGAGCCGGCAACCGCGTCGGCGGAAGGGGAGGCAACCGGCGCGGCAGCGCCCGAAGTGGAAGCGGCTGCTGCGGAACCGGTGGCGTCCGAGCAGATGGCGGGTCCTGCCGTGGAACAGGTGGCCGCTCCTGTTGAGCCGGCGCCGGCTGGCCCGAAGATTTCATTCGGAGCGAAGAAGGAGGAAGTGAACGGCGCGCCGGTCAAGTTGTCAGGTCTGGCCTACGGCTCTGTGACGAAAGAGATGGGGCGGGAGGAGCCGGCGCAAGCGGGGGCGGCCGAACAGGCGAACGTCCAGCCAACAGCGCAGGCAGTGGCGAAGCAGACAGTGACGCAGGAAACGGCGGTGAAGGCGGCAGCCCCGCAAGCGGGGGGCGCGGAAGCGGCAGTAAAAGAGGGGGCGGCAGAGGAAGCGGTCGAGCAAGTGGCGGAGATTCAAAGGGACGAGGACGATGCTGCGGCGAGTGTCGTATACGATACGGCGGCAGAAGAGTCGGCCACATCGCTGTGGGGAAAATGGCTGCAGAAGGAATCGGACGAAAAGTACACGTTAAAATTCCGGATCGTGCAAGAGTCGGAATCGCTGGACGAACTGGCGAATCGGTACGGCACGCCGGTGGAAAGCCTGATGCGGGCGAACGGGCTCACCAGCGAGCAGATCGATGCGGGGCAAGTGCTGATCATTCCAGGAAGGCGGCGGTGAGCTGCCTTCTTTTGTTGTGTGGTCAGGGGCGGGAGATTAGCATCATGAACAGGACGAACGAAAGCAACATGAGAACGATCATGTCAAGAAAGTTAGGAAAGAAAAGCGCCCGCAGAAACAGCAGGAATACCGCCAGCGCCAACGCGAGTTTGACGAATCGAACCAGGCCGACAAAAAATCCCATTGCAAACCCCTCCCGGTCAACAGCCTACTGTAACGTATGTGGGTTGTGGGAAGGTTGACACAAGAAGCAGGCTCCGGAGGAAAAATCCGGCTAATCCGGCCCGCCGTTGGGAAAACTGAGAAAAGAAGCGAAAGGCGGGTGAGCGGATGTTTACAATACCGGAACTGGTGTTTCATTTTTTATGGGTTTCTGTGTTTCTTGTGCTGGCGGTGATTTTCTGGCTGACATGGCGGGGGCAGGAAGCGGACGGCGGCGGGCGGCCGGTTGGTTCCCGGTCCTTTTTTTTGCGAATCCGCCTGGTCTGGAACAATCTGTGGCGGAAACCGCTACGCACGTTGCTGCTGGTGGCGTCGTCGGCGATCACGGCGGGCATTCTGTTTCTCGGCTATTTTTTTCTGACCAGCATGGACCGCAGTCTGTCGGCGGCCGGCGGCCGGTTGGGGGCGGATGTGATGGTGGTGCCGAAAGGGTACGGGGTTGTCGCCCAGCAAATTTTGCTGTCGGGGGCGGTCAGCTCTTTCTATATGCCGGAGTCTGTGGTGGACAAGGTGCGGGCGATTCCGCGTGTGGCGGCCGCCTCGCCGCAATTGTACCTGGAAACGTATTCCGGTTCCTGCTGTCAGGTGGAGGGGAATTTTCCGGTCGTCGCGTTTGATCCGCTGACCGATTTTACCCTGAAACCCTGGCTGGCGAATGCAGGCAACCGGCCGTTTGGTGAACATTCGATCATCATCGGCAGCGAGGCGGGCGGTAAAAACGCGATTTATCATCTGGACAACCGGGCCTACGAGGAACGGCTGCATCTGTTCGGCCAGCCGTTTGTTGTCTCCCATCTTCTCTATCCGACCGGGACGGGAGTGGACCAAACGATTTTTATGGATATTCGGAAAGTCCGGGAACTTCGCCGATTGCCGAACAGTCCGCTGCGGTTTCCCGATCATTCGGTGTCGGTCGTACTGGTCAAAACGCAGCCCGGGGACGAAGAGTGGGTGCGGCGGGAGATTGAACGGCGGATTCCCGAAGTGTCGGCTGTGACGGGCGCCGGAATGCGGGAAACGGTTGAAAAACAGTTGTTCCCCCTGCGCCTGTTGTCGTTTTCGATGATCGGCATCGTGCTGGTCATGGCCGGCTTGCAGGCGATGACGCTGTTTTCCGCTGTCGTGTCGGAACGAAAGCGGGAGATCGGCATGTTTCGTGCGTTGGGGGCGAGAAAAGCGGACGTGTATCGCCTGTTGCTGCAGGAAGCGGCGCTGGCCGGTGTGATCGGCGGGGCAGCCGGGGCGCTGGCGATGTTCATCGTTCTGTATGACAACCGGACACTGATTCGCAAACTGATTCAGCTGCCGCTTTTGTTTCCCGATTGGGGATTGGCAGCGCTGATTGCGCTGGCGGCTGTTGCA
It encodes:
- a CDS encoding ABC transporter substrate-binding protein, giving the protein MKWKTIGGLFLAGALVLASAGCGSQPAAEKTNIRLTEVIRSVFYAPQYVALEKGFFKEQGVEVELTTAWGGDKVMTAILSGQADIGLVGAETTVFVNQQGAPEPVVNFAQLTQRDGSFLVARQKIDNFNWPMTKGKSIIGSRNGSMPEMVSEFVQRKNGVNPKVDNRIIQNIAFDNQTAAFASGTGDFYQAFEPAASILEKEGKGYVVAYFGEDSGKLPYTVFMAKESFIKANPNTIQKFTNAIQKAQNWVQTASPQEIADVIAPYFPQVDKDILARVADRYKKADAWAKDPIIDKEEWDNMHEVIRQAGELKTPGPYEKLVNTTFAEKAKLQVK
- the hemA gene encoding glutamyl-tRNA reductase is translated as MNIVVVGLNYRTAPVEIRERFSVSDKVLSGALQQLAEADELLETVIVSTCNRTEVYAVTDAPDFGREAIIQFLADASGIDREVFLPYLYTHVDDQAVRHLFRVTCGLDSMVLGETQILGQVRDAFLHAQELKVTGPTFNNLFKRAVTLAKQAHSQTEIGRHAVSVSYAAVELAKKIFEELDNKTVLIIGAGKMSELTAKHMFASGARRVLVVNRTFERAKELADKFEGHALELKSIDLALKEADIVISSTGAEGYVVSKNQVAAVMKQRRYRPLFLIDIAVPRDLDPEINKLDNVFLYDIDDLEGVIAANLEERKKEAEKISVIIEQELVAFKQWQTERAAIPLIQAVQKKAGDIQQAAMESLQNKLPNLTERELWQIQKHTMHMINQMLHEPIRQIKEMAAEPQAELYLEVFSRIFGLQAGTEPLKQTASPQPEGEKQPHLQKSGSAASSGASYKTTPKQAPVEANWVGSLLR
- a CDS encoding cytochrome C assembly family protein — translated: MQGSVLLYDVMTFIYAVAVLLYFVDFIQPNRKVNRTAFVLLSAVWVIQSVFFVLRMLELNYVPVITTFETMIFFSWILITFSLVINFFYKIDLFTFFTNVVGFAVVAFVTFTDKGATSLSASLQGDLLVLHIAMAFLSYACFLLATIFSIMYLIQEKLLKEKRWNDLFRRLPALDQLEQFSYRLVMFGFPLLLIAMILGAIWYHARFQHLLILDPKPLVSVALLVIYGIYLYLRVSAGWLGRKLAWINITAFLGVVINYLIVGQFFSGFHHWR
- a CDS encoding precorrin-2 dehydrogenase/sirohydrochlorin ferrochelatase family protein — translated: MMDKPFFGAFLDVAGRLCVVIGGGQVAERKVRSLLDCRARVRVVSPALTPGLEELAADGTIEYVARPYQPGDAKDAFLTIAATDSLTVNRQVVEEADAEGRLVNTVHAAAGGNLILPAVMRRGPLQVAISTSGTGPVLARLIREELEGYFGPEYERYLEKLAAIRTRLRQTVADEQTRADILRKIVRSNVRELLREGREAEADRTIRDIIEGRKDG
- the hemC gene encoding hydroxymethylbilane synthase, which translates into the protein MRRIKVGTRQSALALTQTNWVCSQLESIYPGLAIGTEKIVTKGDRILGVTLSKVGGKGLFVKEIEQALLDGTIDFAVHSMKDLPAEMPDGLMIAAVPEREDPRDVLISRDGRSFSQLPKGAKVGTSSLRRAAQLKAARPDLEIRSLRGNIDTRLRKLDEEGLDAIILAAAGLSRMGWLSRATERLPVDICIPAVGQGALAIQCRADDEKLIELLSVLDHLPTRLEVTAERAFLGKLNGGCQVPIGGYAEYQDGFVSLRGMVGTPDGCTLLKEFAEGEQPQELGVLVAEKLLEKGAREILAAVREEMKS
- the cobA gene encoding uroporphyrinogen-III C-methyltransferase, with translation MAPGKVYLVGAGPGDPNLITVKGLNLLQQADVIVYDRLCSPRLLSFAPAHAQRIYSGKTPEQHCMTQEEINRLLAEQAQAGKTVIRLKGGDPGVFGRVGEEMEYLAERGIEYEVVPGVTSATAVPIYAGIPVTYRGLAASFAVITGHEDPAKGTSGIDWERVALAADTLIFLMGVGRIASIAEHLIRCGRPADTPVALIRWGTWAEQATLTGRLADIAEKVEAANFRNPAVIVVGDVVRLRDRIAWAEKRPLFGKRVMITRARSQASELARRIEALGGEVYEFPVIRLAPPSDWGPVDQALAALETFDWLVFTSVNGVEFFFERMREISVDIRRIRGKIAAVGSSTEEALRARGLIADLRPQQYVGESLFEALAPHLQPGHKILLPRADIARKELPGELRRIGCEVAEIDVYQNQPVFENAEEAVQMLKDGDIHILTFTSSSTVKNFVKILEGEDMEAILDGVTVASIGPITTETARKMGVRVDVTAETHTIAGLLDALIHKTV